CTAAGCTTTGACCTGCCTGCGGATCTCAAACATTTATACACACTGTGTAACCTATTAATAATATTAAGGCCGTGCGTGGCGCTAAATGAGAAATGCAAAAATATGAGAGGAATGATCCGAGCGAATGCTGCTTTTTACGGTTGCATTGAGCCTGGATGAACAAGCTCCCTGGCAATGGGGACCAACATCATTATGGTTGGACATGAAATTTGCCAGTGATCCGGCTATCCTGAAATACACGCATGTACGGGCATCTGATTCGATGGTCGCGTTGATGCTCGGCAAAACCTTGATCCTTGGGTCGCCTCCGGGGAAATGGGTGGACCCGAAGCACTTTGAGAAGAATGACAAGCCGGCCCGATGCAGCACAATGTACGAGAAAAGGCACGTCATCGAAGCACTTTGCCGGTTCAAAGGCAATCAAAAAAAGGCAGCTGATTATCTCGGCGTGAATCGCAAGACAGTCTGGCGCTGGATCCGGAAATACAATCTCAGAAAGGAACTGCCATGATGAAAAAGATGGTCCTTATCCTTGTTTCGATCGCCATGCTGGCGCCCTTCACTGGCGCACTCAGCCAGAGCCCAACCTTCAAGACGGGCGACTTTGTCCGGATCAGCTGGGTGGCGCCGGCCGATACCGACGTTGTGAAGTACAATGCCTATTTCATCAATCAGTCAAATGAGCATACGACAACCGTGGTGGAGATGACCGAGTGGACGACCGACACCGAGGCCAGCAAAGCCAATTATACCTTGGCCCTGGTCGCCGGCAATTATGAGCTGCTACTGACGGCGGTGGACCGAGCCGGCAATGAGA
This portion of the bacterium genome encodes:
- a CDS encoding helix-turn-helix domain-containing protein, which gives rise to MLLFTVALSLDEQAPWQWGPTSLWLDMKFASDPAILKYTHVRASDSMVALMLGKTLILGSPPGKWVDPKHFEKNDKPARCSTMYEKRHVIEALCRFKGNQKKAADYLGVNRKTVWRWIRKYNLRKELP
- a CDS encoding fibronectin type III domain-containing protein, encoding MKKMVLILVSIAMLAPFTGALSQSPTFKTGDFVRISWVAPADTDVVKYNAYFINQSNEHTTTVVEMTEWTTDTEASKANYTLALVAGNYELLLTAVDRAGNESLPSDAFTFAVINDLPPGRPLSVVMELVATPQAATVKTSIVKIPAAVKNIRAK